Proteins encoded by one window of Cystobacter ferrugineus:
- a CDS encoding NAD-binding protein has product MKVVIAGGGRVGGALAARLVNEQHQVTVVDRDAATCHRLFEDIGVVTVCGDATDPRVLESTGIINADIAAGVLARDSENLAFATLVRAVSPARVMVRMLDSRYREAYRLSGVGELVEEAEVVVTKMATAIDFPQVAGSLPLAAGDAILFELKVNTRAVVAGRTVAQVRAQADFPRECVFIGMVDPEGRITLPDGNTVLRAGHTLILVARRAELARAVECLTLEPQNTLDAPLADMLRRVDFLAPLGTEEVLKLAHGAEYLRKEAGEPIFKKGDAGETFFVVVSGQVNLVGEGNKLVEVVKPGGFFGELALLTGEPRATHATAASVCELASVGREDFRGVVMANPVIALEMSRILGQRLSRMSQEELAPRKRKGLFGR; this is encoded by the coding sequence ATGAAGGTGGTCATCGCGGGGGGAGGCCGGGTGGGGGGCGCGCTGGCGGCGCGGCTCGTGAACGAACAGCACCAGGTGACGGTGGTGGACCGGGACGCCGCGACCTGTCACCGCCTGTTCGAGGACATTGGCGTGGTGACGGTGTGCGGGGACGCCACGGATCCGCGGGTGCTCGAGTCCACGGGCATCATCAACGCGGACATCGCGGCCGGGGTGCTGGCGCGCGACTCGGAGAACCTGGCGTTCGCCACGCTGGTGCGCGCGGTGAGCCCGGCGCGCGTCATGGTGCGCATGCTGGACAGCCGCTACCGCGAGGCCTACCGGCTCTCCGGGGTGGGCGAGCTGGTGGAGGAGGCCGAGGTGGTGGTCACGAAGATGGCGACCGCCATCGACTTTCCCCAGGTGGCGGGCTCGCTGCCGCTGGCCGCCGGGGACGCCATCCTCTTCGAGCTCAAGGTGAACACCCGGGCGGTGGTGGCCGGGCGCACGGTGGCCCAGGTGCGCGCCCAGGCGGACTTCCCCCGCGAGTGCGTCTTCATCGGCATGGTGGATCCGGAAGGGCGCATCACCCTGCCGGACGGCAACACGGTGCTGCGCGCGGGCCACACCCTCATCCTCGTGGCGCGCCGCGCCGAGCTGGCCCGCGCGGTGGAGTGCCTCACGCTCGAGCCCCAGAACACGCTGGACGCGCCGCTGGCGGACATGCTGCGCCGGGTGGACTTCCTCGCGCCGCTGGGCACCGAGGAGGTGCTCAAGCTGGCGCACGGCGCCGAGTACCTGCGCAAGGAGGCCGGAGAGCCCATCTTCAAGAAGGGGGACGCGGGAGAGACCTTCTTCGTCGTCGTCTCCGGGCAGGTGAACCTCGTGGGCGAGGGCAACAAGCTCGTGGAGGTGGTGAAGCCCGGGGGCTTCTTCGGAGAGCTGGCCCTGCTCACCGGCGAGCCCCGGGCCACCCATGCCACGGCGGCCAGCGTGTGCGAGCTGGCGAGCGTGGGCCGCGAGGACTTCCGCGGCGTGGTGATGGCCAACCCCGTCATCGCCCTGGAGATGAGCCGCATCCTCGGCCAGCGGCTGTCGCGCATGTCGCAGGAAGAGCTCGCGCCGCGCAAGCGCAAGGGCCTGTTCGGCCGTTAG
- a CDS encoding cation:proton antiporter, which yields MHFEMSLLIGLMVAASILAIAAKRVSIPYSVALVVGGLFISVAGLLPGLPPLDPEFVFLICLPLLLFEGGITADVANVRANLVPIATLASLGMVLAITATGTALHYALGLNWGPALLLGAMLSVTDTVSILYAFRRVAVPRRLSGIMQGESLFNDGTALVAYAAIARVVTRGETSFSLPLLSAQVVLATVGGIAIGLALGTGAGFIIRRTRDPLAEIMVTTALALSAYTIGEQVHLSGAIAAVTAGLTTGITLRRHVAPQSQVAIHTFWEYVTFGVNTFLFLSVGLATKPGALVRHLPLTLLAVACVFAGRAVAIYGPFLLLRWLRPSATVPLRWQHVFIFGNIKGALSIGLALGLPEGTPAREEMVSIAFGVTFLSLVVQGLTLTGFLRSLGLIREDPVDHAVSEQQARLIASRAARQELERLHDQGLIPRSAYEHLRSDYQVGIANAERELRRLSEQHLAQAARLVLTTRRHLVDAERTALLSARLAGLIPEATAEAQLARLDARTLELEHVLSDVPDTHPGGGRKTS from the coding sequence GTGCACTTCGAGATGTCCCTGCTCATCGGCCTGATGGTGGCCGCCAGTATCCTCGCGATCGCCGCCAAGCGCGTGAGCATCCCCTACAGCGTGGCGCTGGTCGTGGGGGGTCTGTTCATCTCCGTGGCGGGCCTGCTGCCCGGCCTTCCTCCGCTCGACCCGGAGTTCGTCTTCCTCATCTGCCTGCCGCTGCTGCTCTTCGAGGGGGGCATCACCGCGGACGTGGCCAACGTGCGCGCCAACCTGGTGCCCATCGCCACGCTGGCGAGCCTGGGCATGGTGCTGGCCATCACCGCCACCGGCACGGCGCTGCACTACGCGCTGGGGCTGAACTGGGGGCCGGCGCTGCTGCTCGGCGCCATGCTCTCCGTCACCGACACCGTCTCCATCCTCTACGCCTTCCGCCGCGTGGCCGTGCCCCGGCGCCTGTCGGGCATCATGCAGGGCGAGAGCCTCTTCAATGACGGCACCGCGCTCGTGGCCTACGCGGCCATTGCCAGAGTGGTGACGCGGGGTGAGACGTCCTTCTCCCTGCCGCTCTTGAGCGCCCAGGTGGTGCTCGCCACGGTCGGGGGAATCGCCATCGGGCTGGCGCTGGGCACGGGGGCGGGCTTCATCATCCGCCGCACGAGGGATCCGCTCGCGGAGATCATGGTCACCACGGCGCTCGCGCTGAGCGCGTACACCATTGGCGAGCAGGTGCACCTGTCGGGCGCCATCGCCGCGGTGACGGCCGGACTGACGACGGGCATCACCCTGCGCCGGCACGTGGCCCCCCAGAGCCAGGTGGCCATCCACACCTTCTGGGAGTACGTCACCTTCGGGGTGAACACCTTCCTCTTCCTGTCGGTGGGGCTCGCCACGAAGCCCGGGGCGCTGGTGCGCCACCTGCCGCTCACCCTGCTCGCGGTGGCGTGTGTCTTCGCCGGGCGCGCGGTGGCCATCTACGGGCCCTTCCTGCTCTTGCGCTGGCTGCGCCCCTCCGCCACCGTCCCCCTGCGCTGGCAGCACGTCTTCATCTTCGGCAACATCAAGGGCGCGCTGTCCATCGGCCTCGCGCTCGGCCTGCCCGAGGGCACGCCCGCGCGCGAGGAGATGGTGTCCATCGCCTTCGGCGTCACCTTCCTGTCGCTCGTGGTCCAGGGGCTGACGCTCACCGGCTTCCTGCGAAGCCTGGGACTCATCCGCGAGGATCCGGTGGACCACGCGGTGAGCGAGCAGCAGGCGCGCCTCATCGCCAGCCGCGCCGCGCGTCAGGAGTTGGAGCGGCTGCATGACCAGGGGCTCATCCCCCGCTCGGCCTACGAGCACCTGCGCAGCGACTACCAGGTGGGCATCGCCAACGCCGAGCGGGAGCTGCGCCGGCTGAGCGAGCAGCACCTGGCCCAGGCGGCGCGGCTGGTGTTGACGACGCGCCGGCACCTGGTGGATGCCGAGCGCACGGCGCTGCTGTCCGCGCGGCTCGCGGGGCTCATTCCCGAGGCGACGGCGGAAGCGCAGCTCGCGCGGCTGGACGCACGCACCCTGGAGCTGGAGCACGTGTTGTCGGATGTGCCCGATACCCATCCGGGCGGTGGGAGGAAGACGTCATGA
- a CDS encoding acetyl-CoA C-acetyltransferase, with translation MTTSYVIDAARTPRGRGKAGKGALSGIHPQELFAQVLNALQGRGRFEAREVDDVMVGCVSQVGEQGANLARNAVLTAGWPQQVSAVSLNRFCASGLQAIHFGAMGVASGAMDLAVAGGVESMSRVPMGADGGGQDGNNPHLRERLFQVPQGISADLIATLEGFSREELDAVALRSQRNAARAIEEGRFARSLFAVKEPGTGAVVLERDEFPRPDTTAEGLAALKPSFVAMGESVAGHRGETLDQLALAAYPRAKAIQHVHTAGNSSGIVDGAAAVVLASERYVRERGIRPRARIRAMATVGTEPVLMLTGPAPASQKALRLAGMKASDIDLWEINEAFAGVVLQTLRALGIEPERVNVNGGAIALGHPLGATGAMLLGTALDELERSGKQTALITMCVGGGQGIATIIERL, from the coding sequence ATGACCACCAGCTATGTCATCGACGCCGCACGCACCCCGCGAGGACGGGGCAAGGCGGGCAAGGGAGCGCTCTCGGGCATCCATCCGCAGGAGTTGTTCGCGCAGGTGTTGAACGCGCTCCAGGGGCGCGGGCGCTTCGAGGCGCGCGAGGTGGATGACGTGATGGTCGGGTGTGTCTCCCAGGTGGGAGAGCAGGGCGCCAACCTGGCGCGCAACGCGGTGCTCACCGCGGGCTGGCCCCAGCAGGTGTCGGCGGTGTCGCTCAACCGCTTCTGCGCGTCGGGGCTGCAGGCGATCCACTTCGGGGCCATGGGCGTGGCCTCGGGCGCGATGGACCTGGCCGTCGCCGGAGGCGTGGAGAGCATGTCGCGCGTCCCCATGGGCGCGGACGGCGGTGGCCAGGACGGCAACAACCCGCACCTGCGCGAGCGCCTGTTCCAGGTGCCCCAGGGCATCAGCGCCGACCTCATCGCCACGCTCGAGGGGTTCTCACGCGAGGAACTCGACGCCGTGGCGCTGCGCTCCCAGCGCAACGCGGCGCGTGCCATCGAGGAGGGCCGCTTCGCCAGGTCGCTCTTCGCCGTGAAGGAGCCAGGCACCGGAGCGGTGGTGCTCGAGCGGGACGAGTTCCCCCGGCCAGACACCACGGCCGAGGGGCTCGCAGCGCTCAAGCCCTCCTTCGTGGCGATGGGGGAGTCGGTCGCGGGGCACCGGGGCGAGACGCTCGATCAGCTCGCGCTCGCGGCCTACCCGCGGGCAAAGGCCATCCAGCACGTGCACACCGCGGGCAACTCGAGCGGCATCGTCGATGGCGCCGCCGCGGTGGTGCTCGCCTCGGAGCGCTACGTCCGGGAGCGGGGCATCCGGCCGCGCGCCCGCATTCGCGCCATGGCGACCGTGGGCACCGAGCCGGTGCTGATGCTCACGGGACCCGCGCCGGCGAGCCAGAAGGCGCTGCGCCTGGCGGGCATGAAGGCGAGCGACATCGACCTGTGGGAAATCAACGAGGCCTTCGCGGGCGTGGTGCTGCAGACCCTCCGCGCGCTGGGCATCGAGCCCGAGCGCGTGAACGTCAACGGGGGCGCCATCGCGCTCGGTCATCCGCTCGGCGCGACCGGCGCGATGTTGCTGGGCACGGCGCTCGATGAACTGGAGCGTAGCGGCAAGCAGACCGCGCTCATTACCATGTGCGTGGGAGGCGGTCAGGGGATCGCCACCATCATCGAGCGGCTCTGA
- a CDS encoding TetR/AcrR family transcriptional regulator, protein MNQKAEQKQKSREAILASAAALLRERGIKASSVMDVMKGAGLTVGGFYGHFESKEHLFTETIQSTASTMWNRLLGSAKGDSPRERVLSVVDRYLSRQHRDHPDMGCVMPSVAPEVAREGEPYRGALEKELSHYVRSLADLLGEGAERRQQALGLIALMYGALSLSRAVGGTPLSDDILRAARKFVERSLGSDAP, encoded by the coding sequence ATGAACCAGAAGGCGGAACAGAAGCAGAAGTCGCGTGAAGCCATCCTCGCGTCGGCGGCGGCGCTCCTGCGTGAGCGGGGCATCAAGGCCAGCTCGGTGATGGATGTCATGAAGGGCGCCGGGCTCACCGTCGGCGGCTTCTATGGCCACTTCGAGTCCAAGGAACATCTCTTCACCGAGACCATCCAGAGCACGGCGAGCACGATGTGGAACCGGCTGCTGGGCTCGGCCAAGGGTGATTCGCCTCGGGAGCGGGTGCTGAGCGTGGTCGACCGCTACCTGTCACGCCAGCATCGCGACCATCCGGACATGGGGTGTGTGATGCCCAGCGTCGCCCCGGAAGTGGCGAGGGAGGGGGAGCCCTATCGCGGCGCGCTCGAGAAGGAGCTGTCCCATTATGTCCGCTCGCTCGCCGACCTCCTGGGGGAAGGGGCCGAGCGCCGGCAGCAGGCGCTCGGGTTGATCGCGCTCATGTACGGCGCGCTCTCGTTGTCGAGAGCGGTGGGCGGCACGCCCCTCAGTGACGACATTCTCCGGGCCGCGAGGAAGTTCGTTGAGCGCTCACTTGGCTCCGACGCCCCGTGA
- a CDS encoding transglutaminase-like domain-containing protein translates to MSISRLPSSSSYRLPPRSSIAPAETKYADAPASGQQPNIDELMKLLQELIKALTQDGFDPSQKKGAGGGGGGIPGGGGGGGGGVPQVGGPSALGEGGPTDLGFDSPPGQQGPSFNGSANADAVAQQIAQDATSWNYDNSPGKSFDDAVGNENSFDGSKSGICTDMALEAAQRFEAAGIDARVVGGETNKGNHAWVEYKDENGQWKRFDPTAAACTKDASQAINTDNNVYNYGNIIATYDDVPAEVPSI, encoded by the coding sequence ATGTCCATTTCCCGCCTTCCCTCCTCGTCCTCCTATCGGCTCCCCCCGCGGTCTTCCATCGCTCCCGCCGAGACGAAGTACGCCGACGCCCCCGCGTCGGGGCAGCAGCCGAACATCGATGAGCTGATGAAGCTGTTGCAGGAGCTCATCAAGGCGCTGACCCAGGATGGCTTCGATCCCTCGCAGAAGAAGGGGGCGGGTGGCGGCGGTGGCGGGATCCCGGGCGGTGGTGGTGGTGGCGGTGGCGGTGTCCCCCAGGTGGGTGGGCCGAGCGCGCTGGGTGAGGGAGGGCCGACGGATCTGGGGTTCGATTCGCCCCCCGGGCAACAGGGCCCCTCGTTCAATGGTTCGGCCAATGCGGACGCGGTGGCCCAGCAGATCGCCCAGGACGCGACGAGCTGGAACTACGACAACTCGCCCGGCAAGTCGTTCGATGACGCGGTGGGCAACGAGAACTCCTTCGATGGTTCCAAGTCCGGCATCTGCACGGACATGGCGCTCGAGGCGGCGCAGCGCTTCGAGGCGGCGGGCATCGATGCCCGCGTCGTGGGTGGAGAGACGAACAAGGGCAATCACGCCTGGGTCGAGTACAAGGACGAGAACGGCCAGTGGAAGCGGTTCGATCCCACGGCGGCGGCCTGCACCAAGGACGCGAGCCAGGCCATCAACACCGACAACAATGTCTACAACTACGGCAACATCATCGCGACCTACGATGATGTGCCCGCCGAGGTGCCTTCGATCTGA
- a CDS encoding glutamine synthetase produces MVQTAQDVMSFAKEHGAQMVSLRFIDFIGRWRHFTVPLHELHEGTFEEGLAPWNTSSTSTAEP; encoded by the coding sequence ATGGTCCAGACCGCCCAGGACGTGATGTCGTTCGCCAAGGAGCATGGCGCGCAGATGGTGAGCCTGCGCTTCATCGACTTCATCGGCCGCTGGCGCCACTTCACCGTCCCGCTCCACGAGCTGCACGAGGGCACCTTCGAGGAGGGCCTCGCCCCGTGGAATACCAGCTCTACTTCGACCGCTGAGCCATGA
- a CDS encoding HEAT repeat domain-containing protein — MARSLLEHPSAPDFLREFQEEHLSELTFLLAQRQRYLHDPEVKWPDIESLEERIFCHSEAMQAGGDVAAACAREALTSEASDELTAGVFAIVLAENGIAEMMTRMAETDASLLPCFTEALTLVRHPQLSERLVALLSAARPEVRAATALILGHRHEIEAGPILPLLDDDVLEVRAAAALALSDLGHRPALPMIESRLTLSSVEELDIWALAALRLGSSRALHACRQAAQLTRNLSPRIPWLLGMAGDAQDFGLLRQLCPRPDLMQASLEALGTLGVPASIPLLIEHLSHNKTAIKEAAASALSLMTGAGLTEKVRLFEEDSESADGEEQAWREVTRPSLDATVWSTWWMEHRTRLEGKSRLRFGQPHSLDSCIEELAHPLSSFDARARAALEMDIRSGKTVGFRPDWPIRRQHQAIARWRRR, encoded by the coding sequence ATGGCCCGCTCACTACTGGAACATCCCTCTGCCCCGGATTTCCTTCGTGAGTTCCAGGAAGAGCACTTGTCGGAGTTGACCTTCCTGCTCGCACAGCGCCAACGCTACCTGCACGACCCCGAGGTGAAGTGGCCCGACATTGAATCCCTGGAAGAGCGTATCTTCTGCCACTCCGAAGCGATGCAAGCGGGGGGCGACGTGGCAGCCGCATGTGCACGAGAGGCACTCACCAGTGAGGCATCGGACGAACTCACTGCGGGCGTTTTTGCCATCGTTCTTGCCGAGAATGGTATCGCGGAGATGATGACGCGCATGGCGGAGACCGATGCATCGCTCCTGCCGTGCTTCACCGAGGCCCTCACTCTGGTACGTCACCCACAACTCTCCGAGAGGCTCGTGGCGTTGCTGTCCGCAGCACGTCCGGAAGTCCGGGCTGCCACCGCGCTCATTCTCGGGCATCGTCACGAGATTGAGGCCGGGCCGATCCTGCCTTTACTCGATGATGATGTGCTGGAGGTTCGTGCTGCTGCGGCGCTCGCACTCTCTGACTTGGGCCACCGACCAGCGCTTCCCATGATTGAGAGTAGGTTGACTCTGTCAAGTGTGGAGGAACTGGATATATGGGCTCTCGCGGCACTGAGACTCGGGTCATCCCGTGCATTGCACGCCTGCCGTCAGGCCGCTCAGCTCACGAGAAATCTCTCACCAAGAATTCCCTGGCTTCTTGGCATGGCCGGGGATGCCCAGGACTTCGGCTTGCTGCGCCAACTCTGTCCGCGGCCAGATTTGATGCAGGCATCACTTGAGGCTCTCGGCACCCTCGGAGTGCCCGCGTCCATACCACTGCTCATCGAACACCTGAGCCACAACAAGACCGCAATAAAAGAAGCTGCGGCCAGTGCGCTATCCCTCATGACCGGAGCAGGCCTCACAGAGAAGGTCCGGCTCTTCGAGGAAGACTCCGAAAGTGCAGATGGAGAGGAGCAAGCCTGGCGGGAAGTGACACGCCCGAGCCTTGATGCCACCGTATGGAGCACTTGGTGGATGGAGCATCGCACCCGGCTGGAAGGAAAGTCGCGACTGCGATTTGGCCAACCACACAGCCTGGACTCGTGCATCGAAGAACTAGCACACCCACTCAGCTCGTTCGATGCGCGAGCCCGTGCAGCGCTGGAAATGGACATTCGTTCAGGAAAAACAGTCGGTTTTCGACCTGATTGGCCCATTCGCCGCCAGCATCAGGCCATCGCGCGATGGCGACGGCGCTGA
- a CDS encoding SMI1/KNR4 family protein, translating to MKEHIRALLEYISRYDPEFTNAIGGASREQIEQLESILARPLPSVHRGFLECMGQSVGKLIFYEGVMDPTIESLLEYYTEERWHPPYREYVLFAIDTGPQGSDLFLDCRESANNPAVIRGEPALDFPARARLKHASLSDALFSAALTSIRMPLLPCRASLYATTGWTDRFEGKGLQLLKDICLKLGFERLPFGAEWSPSYERGDAVIDAYEAPGFLPSFEIAASNQREVDRLAEILKDNLGLVRLR from the coding sequence ATGAAAGAGCACATACGTGCCTTATTGGAATACATTAGCAGATATGACCCAGAGTTCACCAATGCGATTGGTGGAGCCAGTAGAGAGCAGATTGAGCAACTCGAGAGCATCCTCGCTCGCCCTCTTCCGTCGGTGCATCGTGGATTCCTGGAATGCATGGGACAAAGCGTGGGTAAGCTCATCTTTTATGAGGGAGTCATGGATCCTACCATTGAATCCCTCCTCGAGTACTACACGGAGGAGCGCTGGCACCCACCTTATCGGGAATACGTACTCTTCGCGATAGACACGGGGCCTCAGGGCTCAGATCTATTCCTGGACTGTCGCGAGTCAGCAAACAATCCTGCTGTCATTCGAGGAGAACCGGCTTTGGACTTCCCGGCACGGGCGCGCCTGAAACATGCTTCCTTGAGCGATGCGCTCTTCAGTGCGGCCCTGACGTCCATCCGGATGCCGTTGCTTCCCTGCCGTGCGAGTCTATATGCAACCACTGGCTGGACGGACCGTTTCGAGGGGAAGGGCTTACAGTTACTGAAAGACATCTGTCTCAAGCTGGGGTTCGAGCGGCTTCCATTCGGGGCGGAGTGGTCTCCGTCATACGAGCGGGGGGATGCGGTCATTGACGCTTATGAGGCTCCTGGATTTCTGCCCAGTTTCGAGATTGCCGCCTCGAATCAGAGAGAAGTTGATCGGCTTGCGGAGATCCTCAAGGACAATCTGGGGCTCGTCCGGCTCCGGTGA
- a CDS encoding DUF4150 domain-containing protein: MKTFANGRSVVHQGDGLTNTCPAPDVCKTPGPGGPVPVPYVNVAKNSDLSNGSTSVEIEGHPVALANSYLSTSMGDEPGTAGGGLISAKTKGKMSWASSSLDVKVEGKGVVRFLDICRHNGNADNTGGQPQLGGGYMGSYPNTKEPCPHCGKPMDEHPSFDIPQTEESRNKTAKLIADLESGYGQGVQKPGNKNGKMVGILITDCPGPPPHQDTYAAVSGQPRNPAASQPLDGWEAVALATGLKPCAFPESFVNLPSSKPISVERKNAGNEPGNCAAQKLLQQAAKSGCTPVAMTEAWCGGPNHNKYIHNHSVESCDTCKVTLPKMLCAEPQSA; this comes from the coding sequence GGACGTGTGCAAAACGCCAGGTCCGGGCGGTCCAGTACCAGTACCATACGTCAACGTGGCGAAGAACAGCGACCTCTCCAATGGCTCCACCAGTGTCGAGATCGAGGGTCACCCGGTCGCTCTGGCCAACTCCTACTTGAGTACCAGCATGGGTGACGAGCCAGGCACGGCTGGGGGTGGCCTCATCTCGGCTAAGACGAAGGGAAAGATGAGTTGGGCCAGTTCCAGCCTTGATGTCAAGGTGGAGGGCAAGGGAGTAGTCCGGTTCCTGGACATCTGCCGACACAACGGCAATGCGGATAACACCGGCGGGCAGCCTCAGCTCGGCGGTGGGTACATGGGGAGCTACCCGAACACCAAGGAGCCATGCCCGCACTGCGGAAAGCCAATGGACGAACACCCGTCGTTCGATATTCCCCAGACGGAGGAGAGCCGTAACAAGACCGCGAAGTTGATCGCGGATCTTGAATCAGGCTACGGCCAGGGAGTTCAGAAGCCCGGCAACAAGAACGGAAAGATGGTGGGCATTTTGATTACAGACTGCCCTGGGCCGCCACCGCATCAGGACACCTACGCCGCCGTGTCAGGTCAACCCAGAAATCCGGCCGCGTCTCAGCCCCTGGACGGATGGGAAGCCGTGGCTCTTGCCACCGGACTCAAGCCGTGCGCCTTTCCGGAGAGCTTCGTCAATCTCCCCAGCAGCAAACCCATCAGTGTCGAAAGAAAGAACGCTGGCAATGAGCCTGGAAACTGCGCGGCACAGAAGCTCCTCCAGCAAGCGGCGAAAAGTGGTTGCACCCCCGTCGCGATGACGGAAGCATGGTGTGGTGGGCCTAATCACAACAAATACATCCACAACCACTCCGTCGAATCTTGCGACACTTGCAAGGTGACCCTTCCAAAGATGCTCTGCGCCGAGCCGCAATCCGCTTGA